A stretch of Cicer arietinum cultivar CDC Frontier isolate Library 1 chromosome 5, Cicar.CDCFrontier_v2.0, whole genome shotgun sequence DNA encodes these proteins:
- the LOC101498618 gene encoding protein VACUOLELESS1: MANVSVAAEWQLLYNRYYRKPELYPMRWKHVDLARNKVAAAPFGGPLAVIRDDSKIVQLHGESALRKLRIFSSSGHLLADTVWRNPGGRLIGMSWTDDHTLVCVVQDGTVYRYDVHARLIEPNLSLGKECFESNVADCAFWGNGVVCITEANQLFCIADFKNPNAVKLADPGIVEPPRCMAVIEPQYTVSGNVEVLLGVGDGGEEEDAAVLAVEEDGVQRLGGEMLRGPLQKMVVSRDGKWLASFTHDGRLLVTTSDLTGVIIERECESALPPEQLAWCGMDAVLLYWDDMLLMMGPDGEPVTYLYDEPIILIPECDGVRILSNTSMEFLQRVPDSTVSIFTIGSTSPAALLYDALDHFDRRSAKADENLRLIRSSLPEAVEACVDASGHEFDVSRQRILLRAASYGQAFCSNFHRDRIQEMCKILRVLNAVRSLEIGIPLSIQQYKLLTPSVLIGRLINAHQHLLALRISEYLGMNQEMVIMHWACAKITASLAIPDATLLEILLDKLKLCKGISYAAVAAHADKNGRRKLAALLVEHEPRSSKQVPLLLSIGEEDIALTKATECGDTDLVYLVLFHIWQKRQPLEFFGTIQARPLARDLFITYARCYKHEFLKDFFLTTGQLQDVAFLLWKESWELEKNPMASKGSPLHGPRIKLIEKAQNLFAETKEHTFESKAAEEHAKLLRLQHEFEVTTKQAIFVDSSISDTIRTCIVLGNHRAALKVKTEFKVSEKRWYWLKVFALATIKDWAALEKFSKEKKPPIGYRPFVEACIEADEKGEAIKYIPKLADPREKAESYARIGMAKEAADAASQAKDGELLGRLKLTFAQNAGASSIFDTLRDRLSFQGAS, encoded by the exons ATGGCTAACGTCTCAGTAGCCGCGGAGTGGCAGCTCCTCTACAACCGCTACTACCGCAAGCCCGAACTCTATCCTATGCGCTGGAAACACGTGGACCTCGCCCGCAACAAAGTCGCCGCTGCTCCCTTCGGTGGTCCCCTCGCCGTGATCCGTGACGATTCAAAGATCGTCCAGCTTCACGGCGAGTCCGCCCTCCGCAAACTCCGTATATTCTCCTCCTCCGGCCACCTTCTCGCCGATACCGTCTGGCGTAATCCCGGCGGTCGCCTCATCGGAATGTCGTGGACCGATGACCATACACTCGTCTGCGTCGTTCAAGACGGAACCGTTTATCGATACGACGTGCACGCTCGTCTCATCGAACCGAATCTCTCGTTAGGTAAAGAGTGCTTCGAGAGTAACGTTGCGGATTGTGCTTTTTGGGGAAACGGCGTCGTTTGTATCACTGAAGCGAATCAGTTGTTCTGTATTGCTGATTTCAAAAACCCTAACGCGGTTAAGCTAGCGGATCCTGGTATTGTTGAGCCGCCACGTTGTATGGCTGTCATCGAGCCGCAGTATACGGTGTCTGGGAATGTTGAGGTTTTGCTTGGTGTTGGCGATGGTGGTGAGGAGGAGGATGCTGCGGTGCTCGCTGTTGAGGAGGACGGTGTTCAGCGACTTGGTGGTGAGATGCTCCGGGGACCGCTGCAGAAGATGGTGGTGTCGCGGGACGGAAAGTGGCTTGCGTCGTTCACTCATGATGGCCGGCTTCTTGTCACTACGTCGGATTTGACTGGTGTCATTATTGAGAGGGAGTGTGAG TCTGCTCTTCCTCCGGAGCAGCTTGCTTGGTGTGGAATGGATGCTGTGCTTCTTTACTGGGATGATATGCTTTTAATGATGGGTCCTGATGGAGAACCGGTTACCTACCTTTATGATGAACCAATAATTCTTATTCCTGAGTGTGACGGAGTGAGGATATTGTCCAACACTAGTATGGAATTTCTACAGCGGGTTCCTGATTCCACAGTTTCAATATTCACAATTGGCAGTACATCACCTGCAGCTTTGCTGTATGACGCTTTAGATCATTTTGATAGGCGTAGTGCTAAG GCAGATGAAAATTTGAGATTGATAAGATCGTCCCTTCCTGAGGCTGTTGAAGCATGCGTTGATGCTTCAGGTCATGAATTTGATGTTTCGCGCCAACGAATTCTCCTAAGGGCAGCCAGTTATGGGCAGGCCTTTTGTAG CAATTTTCATCGCGATCGCATCCAAGAAATGTGTAAAATTCTGCGGGTCTTGAATGCAGTGCGCAGCCTTGAGATTGGCATTCCTCTTAGTATTCAGCAATATAAG TTGCTTACACCATCTGTCCTGATTGGTCGCCTGATTAATGCTCACCAACATCTGCTTGCATTGCGGATATCAGAATATCTTGGTATGAATCAA GAGATGGTGATAATGCACTGGGCATGTGCAAAGATAACTGCGTCATTGGCAATACCTGATGCTACTCTTCTAGAGATTCTGCTTGATAAG tTAAAACTGTGCAAAGGCATATCCTATGCAGCAGTTGCTGCTCATGCAGACAAAAATGGCCGCCGAAAGTTAGCTGCCTTGCTTGTTGAACATGAACCCCGATCATCCAAACAG GTTCCTCTCCTGTTAAGCATTGGAGAAGAAGATATAGCCTTGACAAAGGCGACTGAATGTGGTGATACAGATCTAGTttaccttgtactttttcataTTTGGCAAAAG aGGCAGCCGTTGGAGTTCTTTGGAACCATACAAGCCAGACCATTAGCGCGTGACTTATTTATAACTTATGCACG GTGCTATAAACATGAATTTCTCAAGGACTTCTTCTTAACAACAGGGCAACTTCAA GATGTGGCATTTCTTCTTTGGAAAGAATCATGGGAACTTGAAAAAAATCCCATGGCAAGCAAGGGCTCTCCACTTCATGGTCCTCGAATAAAACTTATTGAGAAGGCCCAGAATCTTTTTGCTGAAACCAAGGAACATACTTTTGAATCAAAGGCAGCTGAAGAGCATGCAAAACTGTTAAG ACTCCAGCATGAATTCGAAGTGACTACAAAGCAGGCAATTTTTGTGGATTCAAGTATAAGTGATACAATCCGTACTTGTATTGTCTTGGGAAATCATCGAGCTGCACTAAAAGTGAAAACAGAATTTAAG GTGTCTGAGAAGAGATGGTATTGGCTTAAGGTCTTTGCTTTGGCCACAATCAAGGATTGGGCTGCCCTAGAAAAATTTTCAAAGGAGAAGAAACCTCCAATAG GTTATAGGCCATTTGTTGAGGCATGCATTGAAGCAGATGAAAAGGGAGAAGCTATTAAATATATCCCCAAACTTGCAGACCCTCGAGAAAAAGCCGAG TCTTATGCTCGTATTGGTATGGCCAAGGAAGCTGCCGATGCTGCTTCACAGGCAAAAGATGGTGAATTGCTTGGTCGGTTGAAATTGACTTTTGCACAAAATGCAGGAGCTTCATCAATATTTGATACTCTTCGAGATCGACTGTCTTTCCAAGGCGCTTCATGA